The following proteins come from a genomic window of Flavobacteriales bacterium:
- the surE gene encoding 5'/3'-nucleotidase SurE: MSEKPVILVTNDDGIKAPGLRCLIRVMREFGDVLVVAPDKPQSGMGHAITIHFPLRLVEVQIDGHSEYECSGTPVDCVKLAVNKILHRKPDLCVSGINHGQNSSVNVIYSGTMSAAVEGAIEGIPSIGFSLLDHSVDADFSEAEDVVRTVVRKVMKEGLPSGTCLNVNIPRKTAEPIKGIKVCRQALARYEEEFEERTDPMGHPYYWLTGVFKNYDHGEDTDEWALSHHYVSVVPVQFDMTAHHGLPFLNQWDFE; this comes from the coding sequence ATGTCAGAAAAGCCTGTGATATTAGTGACCAACGATGATGGGATCAAGGCACCCGGTCTGCGTTGCCTGATTCGGGTCATGCGCGAATTCGGTGATGTGTTGGTTGTGGCGCCGGATAAGCCGCAATCGGGAATGGGGCATGCGATTACCATTCACTTTCCCCTCCGGTTGGTAGAAGTGCAGATTGACGGGCACTCTGAATATGAATGTTCCGGAACGCCAGTTGATTGTGTTAAGTTAGCGGTGAATAAGATACTGCATCGTAAGCCGGACTTATGTGTGTCCGGGATCAACCACGGCCAGAATTCATCGGTGAATGTTATCTACTCCGGCACCATGTCTGCAGCAGTGGAAGGTGCCATCGAAGGTATTCCATCCATCGGCTTCTCGCTTCTGGATCATAGTGTGGATGCGGATTTTTCGGAGGCAGAAGATGTGGTTCGTACCGTGGTTCGTAAGGTGATGAAAGAGGGCCTTCCCAGCGGAACTTGTCTGAATGTGAACATACCTCGCAAGACCGCTGAACCTATCAAGGGAATCAAAGTATGCCGCCAGGCGCTTGCCCGTTATGAAGAGGAATTTGAGGAAAGGACGGATCCGATGGGACACCCTTATTACTGGTTGACGGGCGTTTTTAAAAATTATGACCACGGAGAAGATACCGATGAATGGGCGTTATCACACCATTATGTCTCGGTGGTTCCCGTTCAGTTTGACATGACCGCACACCATGGCCTGCCTTTCCTGAACCAATGGGATTTTGAATGA
- a CDS encoding Hsp20/alpha crystallin family protein, which translates to MTLIKWKKNDLFPASGLSDFFDDILNHKLQSAGGRSTVPAVNISEQKDAYELEVSAPGFEKADFQVDVENDLLTISGKHQSEKTEDAKNYSRKEFAFGSFNRSFTLPEIVKADEIRATYEKGILTVVLPKKDEAKAAPVRKIEVA; encoded by the coding sequence ATGACACTTATTAAATGGAAAAAAAACGATTTGTTCCCGGCAAGTGGATTGTCTGATTTCTTTGACGACATTCTGAATCACAAACTGCAATCTGCCGGCGGGCGCAGTACCGTACCTGCAGTAAATATCTCGGAACAAAAAGATGCATACGAACTGGAAGTCTCGGCGCCCGGATTTGAAAAAGCCGATTTTCAGGTGGATGTTGAAAATGATTTGTTGACCATTTCCGGGAAACATCAATCGGAAAAAACCGAAGACGCTAAGAACTACTCCAGAAAAGAGTTTGCATTCGGGTCGTTTAACCGATCATTCACATTACCTGAGATTGTGAAGGCAGATGAGATCAGGGCCACTTATGAGAAAGGGATATTAACAGTGGTACTGCCCAAAAAGGATGAGGCCAAAGCCGCACCGGTTCGAAAGATAGAAGTAGCGTAG
- a CDS encoding zinc metallopeptidase, translated as MMWLIIILFMLLGMVVSGQLKRRFREYSRGMLSSGLSGREIAEKMLRDNRINDVNVISVKGQLTDHYNPTDKTINLSEEVYHGRSIAAAAVAAHETGHAVQHATDYAFLKLRSSLVPVVSISSKFMHYILLGGMFIGFSYMMYLDKVLLAVIIAQSLLALFSLITLPVEIDASQRALAWLNSSQITRGEEHDKAANALKWAGMTYVVAALSSIAMLLYFVMQFAGRRD; from the coding sequence ATGATGTGGCTTATTATTATCCTATTTATGCTGTTGGGGATGGTCGTTAGCGGCCAACTTAAAAGAAGGTTCCGGGAATATTCCAGGGGAATGCTGAGTTCAGGCTTATCGGGAAGGGAGATTGCAGAAAAGATGTTACGGGACAACCGGATCAATGATGTGAACGTGATTTCGGTAAAAGGACAACTTACCGATCATTACAACCCAACCGACAAAACCATCAACCTGAGCGAGGAAGTATATCACGGCAGGAGTATTGCCGCTGCTGCGGTAGCTGCCCACGAGACTGGTCATGCGGTTCAGCATGCCACAGACTACGCGTTTCTGAAATTACGGTCATCCCTGGTGCCCGTGGTATCCATCAGTTCGAAATTCATGCACTACATTCTGCTTGGAGGGATGTTCATCGGGTTCTCTTATATGATGTACCTCGACAAGGTATTGCTGGCAGTCATCATTGCCCAAAGCCTACTTGCACTGTTCAGTCTTATCACATTACCCGTAGAAATCGATGCGAGTCAACGTGCCTTAGCCTGGCTTAACTCCTCCCAGATAACCCGGGGCGAAGAACATGACAAGGCAGCCAATGCATTGAAATGGGCCGGCATGACGTATGTTGTGGCTGCCTTGTCCAGCATTGCGATGTTGCTGTATTTTGTGATGCAGTTTGCAGGCCGGCGTGACTAG
- a CDS encoding FAD-binding protein, translating into MVAQLREIVGKDYVLVDDDSLRRFASDETEDLCYYPEVAVRPRTPDEVSQILSWCTRHRIPVTPRGAGTGLSGGALPVFGGVVLVMDRFNEILEIDERNFQATVEPGVINQVFQEAVAAKGLYYPPDPASKGSCFFFWYMAESSGGPHAVKYGITRDYVLNLEVVLPTGEVIWTGANVLKNSTGYNLTQLIVGSEGTLGVITKIRLKLIPMPSRTMLMFVPFASAEKACEAVAAVFRKGITPSALEFMERDAVLCGMAYDEKIRVEVGEAEAFLLIEVDGHDDQVMFGECEQISSVMQAFEAGEILFADTEAQKESLWYMRRKVAEAVKHVSVYKEEDTVVPRAELPALLMGVKEIGRKYGFRSVCYGHAGDGNLHVNILKEEMSDDAWNNDLPKGIREIFQLTVHLGGTLSGEHGIGLVQKNYMDIPFSKVHLGLMRGIKQLFDPAGILNPGKIFPDN; encoded by the coding sequence ATGGTAGCACAATTGCGTGAGATTGTGGGCAAGGACTATGTGCTGGTTGACGATGATTCGCTGCGCAGGTTTGCCTCAGATGAAACGGAGGATCTCTGTTATTACCCGGAGGTTGCCGTGCGTCCCCGGACACCGGATGAGGTTTCCCAAATTCTTTCCTGGTGTACGCGCCACCGGATACCTGTAACGCCAAGGGGAGCCGGTACCGGCTTGTCAGGCGGCGCCCTTCCGGTTTTTGGTGGGGTGGTGCTGGTTATGGATCGTTTCAATGAAATTCTGGAGATCGATGAAAGAAATTTCCAGGCCACGGTAGAGCCAGGGGTGATTAACCAGGTGTTTCAGGAAGCGGTGGCGGCTAAGGGTCTGTACTATCCACCGGATCCCGCCAGCAAGGGTTCTTGTTTTTTTTTTTGGTATATGGCCGAGTCGTCGGGAGGTCCGCATGCTGTGAAGTATGGGATCACCAGGGATTATGTGCTTAATCTGGAAGTTGTGCTTCCCACCGGAGAGGTGATATGGACGGGTGCCAATGTGTTGAAGAACAGCACCGGATATAACCTCACGCAATTGATAGTAGGGAGTGAGGGGACCTTAGGCGTGATCACGAAGATCCGGCTCAAACTGATTCCCATGCCATCCCGGACAATGTTGATGTTCGTACCGTTCGCGTCTGCTGAAAAAGCTTGTGAGGCGGTGGCGGCGGTATTTCGTAAGGGAATTACCCCGTCGGCATTGGAGTTTATGGAGCGCGATGCGGTGTTGTGCGGAATGGCCTATGATGAAAAGATCAGGGTAGAGGTGGGTGAGGCAGAGGCGTTCTTGCTGATTGAGGTAGATGGCCATGATGATCAGGTCATGTTCGGTGAATGTGAGCAGATATCATCCGTAATGCAAGCCTTTGAGGCAGGAGAAATACTGTTTGCCGATACCGAGGCGCAAAAGGAAAGTCTGTGGTATATGAGAAGAAAGGTTGCGGAGGCTGTGAAACATGTATCTGTTTATAAAGAGGAGGATACCGTTGTGCCCCGGGCGGAATTGCCTGCTCTATTAATGGGCGTGAAGGAGATCGGGCGGAAATATGGCTTTCGCTCCGTCTGTTACGGGCACGCCGGTGATGGCAATCTTCATGTGAACATCCTTAAAGAGGAGATGTCAGATGATGCATGGAACAACGATCTTCCAAAAGGCATCCGCGAGATATTCCAATTAACGGTTCATTTGGGAGGAACACTGTCAGGCGAACACGGCATAGGGCTCGTTCAGAAGAATTACATGGATATCCCATTCAGCAAGGTTCATCTGGGTCTGATGAGGGGTATCAAGCAATTATTTGATCCGGCGGGTATTCTGAATCCGGGAAAGATCTTTCCGGACAACTAG